A genome region from Nocardia sp. NBC_00565 includes the following:
- a CDS encoding response regulator transcription factor translates to MRVLVVEDERLLADAIADGLRRHAMAVDVVYDGADALERGAVHDYDVIVLDRDLPTVSGDTVCTSLTEAGSDARILMLTAAAAVAERVAGLGLGADDYLTKPFAFAELVARIQALGRRARPATPLVLERAGIRLDPHRLAVTRDGEPVSLSRKEFAVLAELLLADGGVVSAEQLLEKAWDENIDPFTGVVRYTIMMVRRKLGDPPVIETEAGVGYRIR, encoded by the coding sequence GTGCGGGTACTGGTGGTCGAAGACGAACGGTTGCTGGCCGACGCGATAGCCGATGGGCTGCGGCGGCATGCGATGGCGGTCGATGTGGTGTACGACGGCGCGGACGCACTGGAGCGGGGCGCGGTGCACGATTATGACGTCATCGTGCTCGATCGCGATTTACCGACGGTCTCCGGCGATACCGTCTGCACCTCGCTGACCGAGGCAGGTAGCGACGCAAGGATATTGATGCTGACGGCCGCCGCGGCGGTGGCCGAGCGGGTCGCCGGGCTCGGCCTCGGCGCCGACGACTATCTGACCAAACCGTTCGCGTTCGCGGAGTTGGTGGCCCGGATCCAAGCGCTGGGGCGGCGGGCGCGGCCCGCGACACCGCTGGTGCTCGAGCGGGCGGGCATTCGGCTCGATCCGCATCGGCTGGCGGTCACCCGCGACGGCGAGCCGGTCTCGTTGTCGCGCAAGGAGTTCGCGGTGCTCGCCGAGTTGTTGCTGGCCGATGGCGGGGTGGTGTCGGCGGAGCAGTTATTGGAGAAGGCATGGGACGAGAACATCGATCCGTTCACGGGGGTGGTGCGGTACACGATCATGATGGTGCGCCGAAAGTTGGGCGATCCGCCGGTGATCGAGACCGAGGCGGGCGTGGGGTACCGCATCCGATGA